The Pseudoalteromonas ruthenica genome has a window encoding:
- a CDS encoding lysine N(6)-hydroxylase/L-ornithine N(5)-oxygenase family protein, translating into MNKVYDFIAIGLGPFNLSLACLSDPIEQLDALFLEQRQCFDWHPGLMLDGVTLQTPFMSDLVTLADPTSRFSFLNYAKQQGKLYQFYIRESFFLLREQYNQYCQWAASELPSVRFGHCVRRVEFDNSQDCYQLTVDTPEGEKRFFCRHLVLGTGPSPYYPPAVQPDAANVCHATEYLYRRDALNQSKSITVVGSGQSAAEIFYDLLCDIKQQNYHLQWVTRAPRFFPLEYTKLTLEMTSPEYVDYFYQLDDATKEQLLANQRNLYKGINSELINQIYDKLYELDVQGIQRARLFTNSELLKHQGESLQFKHLEQQRSFTLHSEQTVMATGFNYQLPDFLSGLMDELCWRDDGRFAVNRNYSIDKRQRVFVQNAELHTHGFVTPDLGMACYRNSCILRGILKREPYKIEQRIAFQEFGVPASVQQPQKSPV; encoded by the coding sequence ATGAATAAGGTGTATGACTTCATCGCTATTGGCCTCGGCCCTTTTAACCTCAGCCTAGCCTGCTTAAGCGACCCAATTGAGCAATTGGATGCCTTATTTCTTGAGCAGCGCCAGTGCTTTGATTGGCACCCAGGGTTAATGCTCGACGGCGTCACCTTGCAAACTCCTTTTATGTCGGATTTGGTGACTTTGGCGGACCCCACCAGCCGCTTTAGCTTTCTAAATTATGCCAAGCAGCAGGGGAAATTATACCAATTCTATATTCGGGAAAGCTTTTTTTTACTGCGTGAACAATATAACCAATATTGCCAGTGGGCAGCGAGTGAGTTACCCAGTGTGCGCTTTGGCCACTGCGTTCGCCGTGTCGAATTTGATAATAGCCAAGATTGCTACCAGTTAACCGTTGATACGCCAGAAGGTGAAAAGCGCTTTTTTTGTCGCCATCTCGTACTCGGCACCGGTCCTTCGCCGTACTACCCACCTGCTGTGCAGCCCGATGCAGCCAATGTCTGTCATGCCACTGAATATCTGTATCGTCGCGATGCCCTCAACCAAAGCAAGAGTATTACCGTGGTGGGCTCAGGGCAAAGTGCCGCAGAAATATTCTATGACTTATTATGTGATATAAAACAGCAAAACTACCACCTGCAATGGGTCACCCGCGCTCCGCGCTTTTTCCCCTTGGAGTACACTAAATTAACCTTGGAGATGACCTCTCCTGAGTACGTCGATTACTTTTACCAATTAGACGACGCCACTAAAGAGCAACTGCTTGCCAATCAGCGTAACCTCTACAAGGGCATAAACAGTGAGCTGATAAACCAAATTTACGACAAGCTTTATGAGCTTGATGTTCAAGGTATTCAGCGGGCGCGGTTATTTACTAACAGCGAACTCCTTAAACACCAAGGAGAGAGCCTGCAATTCAAACATTTAGAGCAGCAACGTAGCTTCACCTTGCACAGCGAGCAAACGGTCATGGCCACCGGCTTTAATTATCAGTTACCCGATTTTCTCAGCGGCCTAATGGATGAGCTCTGTTGGCGCGACGATGGTCGTTTCGCCGTTAATCGCAACTACAGTATCGATAAACGCCAACGCGTATTCGTACAAAATGCTGAGCTCCATACCCATGGTTTTGTCACCCCAGATTTAGGGATGGCCTGTTATCGTAACAGCTGCATCCTTCGTGGCATTCTCAAGCGCGAGCCCTACAAGATTGAACAGCGTATCGCTTTTCAAGAGTTTGGCGTCCCAGCCAGTGTTCAGCAACCACAAAAGAGTCCAGTATGA
- a CDS encoding pyridoxal phosphate-dependent decarboxylase family protein gives MNQLAPVLDSQSASNSHSDPSHPYIFNESNLLHYEMASMQTMSLIHQAIRRAKKVHSGVNHQQLSQLVADIDLSQPLHSVDKALDEIKALYLDHAVYFHHPKYVAHLNCPVAYPAVIAEQLLSAINSSLDTWDQSAGGTLIEQKLIDWSVQRIGFDSHADGIFTSGGSQSNLMALLLARDDAAKRLHGHVIRDHGLPAQAKHYRIFCSEVSHFSIQKSAALLGLGYNAVVPVSVDKHFKMDLDALNAAMCQARAQGDIPIAVIATAGTTDFGSIDPLASIAERCQKQQVWMHVDAAYGCGLLATDDYTHLLSGIEHADSVTLDYHKSFLQPVSSSAFIVADKQQFQHLTHHADYLNPFSDCPQAAPNLVDKSLQTTRRFDALKLWLTLRIMGSEQVGRVFSSVMALARSSFVTLKQDQEFELVHEPELSTLVFRFIDPQLDDEQLNTLNYQIKDELFKQGECAIARTKFRGINYLKFTLLNPNTAIEDIKTIAAEIKACAYTLKARLFEKETNYE, from the coding sequence GTGAATCAATTAGCCCCTGTGCTTGATAGCCAATCAGCTAGCAATAGTCATAGTGACCCAAGTCACCCCTATATTTTTAACGAGAGTAACCTGCTGCATTACGAGATGGCTTCTATGCAAACCATGTCGTTAATCCATCAGGCCATACGCCGTGCTAAAAAGGTTCATTCAGGTGTTAACCACCAGCAGCTTAGCCAATTGGTTGCCGATATAGATTTAAGTCAGCCATTACATAGCGTGGATAAAGCACTGGATGAAATAAAAGCACTGTACTTAGATCATGCAGTCTATTTTCACCACCCTAAGTACGTGGCGCATTTGAATTGCCCCGTCGCCTACCCTGCGGTGATAGCCGAGCAATTGCTCAGTGCCATTAATTCTTCGTTAGATACCTGGGACCAAAGCGCTGGCGGTACCTTAATAGAGCAAAAGCTAATTGACTGGAGTGTGCAAAGAATAGGCTTTGATAGTCACGCTGATGGTATCTTCACCAGCGGCGGCAGTCAGTCCAACCTCATGGCATTATTACTGGCGCGAGACGATGCGGCCAAGCGTTTGCATGGCCATGTCATACGTGATCATGGCCTGCCAGCACAAGCCAAGCACTACCGTATTTTCTGCTCAGAAGTAAGCCACTTTAGCATTCAAAAATCGGCAGCCCTATTGGGACTTGGGTATAACGCAGTGGTACCAGTGAGTGTTGATAAGCACTTTAAAATGGACTTAGATGCGCTCAATGCGGCCATGTGCCAAGCCCGAGCACAAGGTGACATTCCCATTGCCGTCATCGCCACGGCAGGGACCACCGATTTTGGCTCAATCGACCCATTAGCGAGCATCGCTGAGCGCTGTCAAAAGCAGCAGGTATGGATGCATGTCGATGCCGCCTATGGCTGTGGCCTGCTCGCCACCGATGATTACACCCATTTACTTAGCGGCATTGAGCATGCCGACTCGGTCACCCTAGATTACCATAAGTCTTTCTTGCAACCGGTGAGCAGCAGCGCATTTATCGTCGCCGATAAACAGCAATTCCAACATTTAACCCATCACGCTGATTACTTAAACCCGTTCAGTGATTGTCCGCAAGCAGCACCTAATTTAGTGGATAAAAGCCTGCAAACCACTCGCCGTTTTGACGCTCTGAAGCTGTGGTTGACGCTACGCATTATGGGCAGTGAACAGGTTGGCCGCGTGTTTTCAAGTGTGATGGCTTTGGCGCGCAGTAGCTTTGTGACGTTAAAACAAGATCAGGAATTTGAACTCGTTCACGAGCCAGAATTAAGCACACTGGTGTTCCGTTTTATTGACCCCCAACTCGATGACGAGCAGCTCAATACACTGAATTATCAGATTAAAGACGAGTTATTCAAACAGGGTGAGTGTGCCATCGCACGCACCAAATTTAGGGGTATTAATTACCTCAAATTCACTCTACTCAACCCCAACACCGCCATTGAGGACATTAAGACCATTGCCGCCGAAATTAAAGCATGCGCCTACACCCTCAAAGCGCGCTTATTCGAAAAGGAGACAAACTATGAATAA